The Caldicellulosiruptor acetigenus DNA window TGATGCTGAAGTGGAGTATGAAGAGAAAAAAGGAAAGCTCTATTATATAAAGTATCCAGCAAAGGATAATTCATATCACGTAGTTGTTGCTACAACAAGACCTGAAACAATGCTTGGTGATACTGCTGTTGCAGTAAACCCAAATGACCAAAGATACAAGCATTTGATTGGGAAGACAGTGGTGCTCCCTCTTGTGAATAGGGAAATACCAATAATTGCAGATGATTATGTTGATATGGAATTTGGAACAGGTGTTGTAAAGATAACTCCTGCCCATGACCCAAACGACTTTGAGATTGGGCAAAGACACAACCTTCCAATGGTCCAGGTGATAGACACAAAAGGGTATATGAACGAAAATGCAGGAAAATATGCAGGGCAGGAAAGATATGAGGCAAGAAAGAATATTGTAAAAGACTTAAAAGAGCTTGGTCTTCTTGTGAAAGAAGAGGACTATACACACAATGTGGGACACTGTTATAGATGTTCAACTGTAATAGAGCCGCTTGTCTCAAAACAGTGGTTTGTCAAAATGAAACCTTTAGCAGAGCCTGCAATAAGAGTTGTAAAGGAAGGGAAGATTAAATTTATACCTGAAAGATTTGAAAAGATATACTTTAACTGGATGGAGAATATAAAAGACTGGTGTATTTCAAGACAGCTGTGGTGGGGGCACAGAATTCCTGCTTATTACTGCCGTGACTGTGAAAATATGATGGTGAGCAGAGAAGAAGTAAAGGTATGTTCAAAGTGCGATTCTTCCAACGTGTACCAGGATGAAGATACGCTTGACACTTGGTTTTCGTCTGCTCTGTGGCCATTTTCTACGCTTGGCTGGCCAGAGGAGACAGAAGACCTGAAGTACTTCTACCCAACAGATGTTTTAGTAACTGCATATGATATCATTTTCTTCTGGGTTGCAAGGATGATTTTTTCTGGTTTAGAGCATATGGGTAAAGAACCTTTTAAGTATGTTTTGATACACGGTATTGTAAGAGATGCTCAGGGCAGAAAAATGAGCAAATCATTGGGTAACGGGATAGACCCGCTTGAGGTAATAGAAAAGTACGGTGCTGATGCTCTTAGATTTACCCTTGTCACTGGTATATCACCTGGCAATGACACAAGATTTCATATGGAAAAGGTTGAAGCTAATAGAAACTTTGCAAACAAGATTTGGAATGCTGCAAGGTTTGTGCTCATGAACCTTGACATTGACACAAGTTTTAAACCTGATGAAAGTAAGTTTACATTTACCGAAAGATGGATTTTGTCTAGACTCGACACACTCATCAGAGAAGTTACAGAAAACCTTGAAAAGTTCGAGATTGGAATTGCTGCTCAAAAACTTTATGATTTTATATGGGACGAGTTCTGTGACTGGTATATTGAGATGTCAAAACCTACACTTTATAACAAGGAAGCAAGTAACAATAAAGAGGTACAGTATGTACTTTTGACAGTTCTTACAGATATATTAAAGCTTTTGCATCCGTTTATGCCATTTGTAACAGAAGAAATTTATTTGAACCTTCCGCACGTTGAAGAGAGTCTTGTGATAGCAACCTGGCCAAAACCAAGAGGATATCAATTTACTGAAGACATTCAAATGGTTGAAAAACTCATAGAGCTTATAAGAAGTCTTAGAAATTTAAGGTTAGAGAGGAATATCAAGCCTGATATCAAGCCTAAGGTATATATAAAGACTGACGACCTTTCAATGGCAAATCAATTGAGCTTATGGGAGATTTACGTCAAAAGACTTGCAAATTTTGACCAGGTGATAATCTCAAATGAGGTTCCAGAAGATAGCGTAGCTTTGGTACTGTCATGGGGAGTTGCGTATGTGAAATTGAAAGAAATAGTTGATGTTCAAGCAGAGCTTAAAAGACTGCTTGACGAAAAGGAAAGACTTTTAAAAGAGGTTGAGAGATCTGAGAAACTGCTGAGCAATCAAAACTTTTTACAAAAAGCACCTGAAAAGGTTGTAAATGAAGAAAAAGAAAAGTACGAAAGGTACAAGCAGATGCTGCTTTCAGTTGTACAGCAGATAGAAAGATTAGAAAGTCTCAGGTGATGTTAAAGATGCCCATGACTTATGAACAGGCTTTAGATTTTATTCATTCAACCTATAAATTTGGTACAAAGCTTGGTCTTCAGAATATAACAAAACTTCTTGAGTTTATGGGAAATCCTCAAAAAGGGTTAAAGGTTATTCACGTTGCGGGCACGAATGGGAAAGGTTCCACATGTGCTTTTATAAATCAGATGTTAATTGAAGCGGGCTTTAGGGTGGGGCTTTACACCTCACCCTTTCTTGAATCTTTTAATGAGAGGATAAAACTGAATAATCAACCGATAGACAGTGAAGAACTTGCCAGTATTACAGAGTTTGTTAAAGAAAAAATTGAAGAGATGTTGAGACAAGGTTTTTCACATCCCACAGAGTTTGAGGTTGTAACTGCCATTGGTTTTGAGTTTTTTAAAAGAAAAAATGTAGACTTTGTAGTACTTGAGGTTGGGCTTGGTGGAAGATTTGATGCAACAAATGTAATAGAAAACCCAGAGCTTTGCATAATTACATCCATTGGTTTTGACCATATGGACATTTTGGGCTTTTCTATTGAAAAGATTGCTTTTGAGAAGGCAGGAATAATAAAGCAAAATAGCAAAGTAATACTGGCACTTCAGCGATATAAAGAGGTAAAAGAGGTCATCTCGAAAGTGTGTAAGGAGCAAAATGCTCAGCTAATTGAGGTAGAAGGAAATTATCATGTATTGAAAAATACTCTGGACGGGATTATTTTTGATTGTGTAACTCCAAGAGGAATTTATAAAAACCTTGAGATTAAGCTACTTGGCACACATCAGATAGAAAATGCTCTCAGCTGTATCTATGCGTATGAATGTTTGCAAGAAAAGTATGATATAAAAATCGAAGCGTTAGTAAAAGGACTTTTGAATGCACGATGGAACGGTCGGTTTGAAGTTTTGATAAATGCACCTTTGGTTATATTAGATGGTGCGCACAATGTTGATGGGATGAAGGTGCTTGCAGAAAACTGCAAAACGTACTTGAATGGTAAGAAGATTGTGGCTGTTGTGGGCATTTTAAAGGACAAAGAGTATGAGAAAATGATTTCTTTGATAAAGAGCGTGGCGCAAAGGGTTATCTTTACTCTTGTTCCTTATCAAAAGCGGGCTTTTTCAGAAGAAGAAGCTCTTGATGTTTCAAAGAGGTTTGGACTTGAGTTTATAGCAGATTTTAAAGATGCAATTAGATATGCATTAAGTGTGTGTGAAGAAGATGGTGCAGTTATAATTTGTGGTTCTTTATATCTTGTGGGGGCAGCGAGAAGTTTT harbors:
- a CDS encoding bifunctional folylpolyglutamate synthase/dihydrofolate synthase, producing MLKMPMTYEQALDFIHSTYKFGTKLGLQNITKLLEFMGNPQKGLKVIHVAGTNGKGSTCAFINQMLIEAGFRVGLYTSPFLESFNERIKLNNQPIDSEELASITEFVKEKIEEMLRQGFSHPTEFEVVTAIGFEFFKRKNVDFVVLEVGLGGRFDATNVIENPELCIITSIGFDHMDILGFSIEKIAFEKAGIIKQNSKVILALQRYKEVKEVISKVCKEQNAQLIEVEGNYHVLKNTLDGIIFDCVTPRGIYKNLEIKLLGTHQIENALSCIYAYECLQEKYDIKIEALVKGLLNARWNGRFEVLINAPLVILDGAHNVDGMKVLAENCKTYLNGKKIVAVVGILKDKEYEKMISLIKSVAQRVIFTLVPYQKRAFSEEEALDVSKRFGLEFIADFKDAIRYALSVCEEDGAVIICGSLYLVGAARSFLKSMFDVL
- a CDS encoding valine--tRNA ligase, which translates into the protein MQKVYNPKEVEDRLYKMWLDKKYFHAKIDYSKKPFTIVIPPPNITGQLHMGHALNNTIQDILIRFKRMQGYCTLWLPGTDHASIATEAKIVEKMKEEGLTKEMIGREKFLERAWEWKRVYGGRIIEQLKKLGASCDWDRERFTMDEGLSNAVKEVFVRLYEKGLIYKGERMINWCPTCHTTISDAEVEYEEKKGKLYYIKYPAKDNSYHVVVATTRPETMLGDTAVAVNPNDQRYKHLIGKTVVLPLVNREIPIIADDYVDMEFGTGVVKITPAHDPNDFEIGQRHNLPMVQVIDTKGYMNENAGKYAGQERYEARKNIVKDLKELGLLVKEEDYTHNVGHCYRCSTVIEPLVSKQWFVKMKPLAEPAIRVVKEGKIKFIPERFEKIYFNWMENIKDWCISRQLWWGHRIPAYYCRDCENMMVSREEVKVCSKCDSSNVYQDEDTLDTWFSSALWPFSTLGWPEETEDLKYFYPTDVLVTAYDIIFFWVARMIFSGLEHMGKEPFKYVLIHGIVRDAQGRKMSKSLGNGIDPLEVIEKYGADALRFTLVTGISPGNDTRFHMEKVEANRNFANKIWNAARFVLMNLDIDTSFKPDESKFTFTERWILSRLDTLIREVTENLEKFEIGIAAQKLYDFIWDEFCDWYIEMSKPTLYNKEASNNKEVQYVLLTVLTDILKLLHPFMPFVTEEIYLNLPHVEESLVIATWPKPRGYQFTEDIQMVEKLIELIRSLRNLRLERNIKPDIKPKVYIKTDDLSMANQLSLWEIYVKRLANFDQVIISNEVPEDSVALVLSWGVAYVKLKEIVDVQAELKRLLDEKERLLKEVERSEKLLSNQNFLQKAPEKVVNEEKEKYERYKQMLLSVVQQIERLESLR